A genomic segment from Actinomycetota bacterium encodes:
- the rplK gene encoding 50S ribosomal protein L11 codes for MPPQAGRRRRVAAVLKIELTAGQATPAPPVGTALGPHAVNIMDFCKQYNAATQAQAGNVVPVEITIYEDRSFSFVLKTPPAAVLLRKAARIEKGSPEPHREKVGTVTRAQVREIAETKMPDLNAIDVEGAMKIVEGTARSMGITVAS; via the coding sequence ATGCCACCCCAAGCAGGCCGCCGCCGCCGCGTGGCGGCCGTCCTCAAGATCGAGCTCACGGCCGGCCAGGCCACCCCGGCGCCGCCGGTGGGAACGGCCCTCGGCCCCCACGCCGTGAACATCATGGACTTCTGCAAGCAGTACAACGCGGCCACCCAGGCCCAGGCCGGCAACGTGGTCCCCGTGGAGATCACCATCTACGAGGACCGCAGCTTCTCGTTCGTGCTCAAGACCCCGCCGGCCGCGGTGCTGCTGCGCAAGGCGGCCAGGATCGAGAAGGGCTCGCCCGAGCCGCACCGCGAGAAGGTCGGCACGGTCACCCGGGCCCAGGTCCGCGAGATCGCCGAGACCAAGATGCCCGACCTCAACGCCATCGACGTCGAAGGCGCCATGAAGATCGTCGAGGGCACCGCCCGCTCGATGGGCATCACCGTCGCCTCCTGA
- the nusG gene encoding transcription termination/antitermination protein NusG has product MSTDTATGTTGPGFSLGDWYVVHTYAGYENKVKANLESRISSMNMEERIFEVVIPMEDVMEIKGGKKQVVSRKVFPGYLLVRMYLDDDSWYVVRNTPGVTGFVGSGAKPTPLSEKEVAKILETKPVEKLKPRVEWQVGESVTVTSGPFAQLPGSIAEINADQQKLKVLVSIFGRETPVELAFDQVQKL; this is encoded by the coding sequence ATGAGCACCGACACCGCAACCGGCACCACCGGTCCCGGCTTCAGCCTGGGGGACTGGTACGTCGTCCACACCTACGCCGGCTACGAGAACAAGGTCAAGGCCAACCTCGAGAGCCGCATCTCCTCGATGAACATGGAGGAGCGGATCTTCGAGGTCGTGATCCCCATGGAAGACGTCATGGAGATCAAGGGCGGCAAGAAGCAGGTCGTCTCCCGCAAGGTCTTCCCCGGCTACCTGCTGGTCCGCATGTACCTGGACGACGACTCCTGGTACGTGGTCCGGAACACGCCCGGCGTGACCGGCTTCGTGGGCTCCGGGGCCAAGCCGACCCCGCTGTCCGAGAAGGAAGTGGCCAAGATCCTCGAGACCAAGCCGGTCGAGAAGCTCAAGCCGCGGGTCGAGTGGCAGGTCGGCGAGTCCGTCACCGTCACCTCGGGCCCGTTCGCCCAGCTGCCCGGCTCGATCGCCGAGATCAACGCCGACCAGCAGAAGCTCAAGGTCCTGGTCTCGATCTTCGGCCGCGAGACCCCGGTCGAGCTCGCCTTCGACCAGGTCCAGAAGCTCTAA
- the rplA gene encoding 50S ribosomal protein L1 translates to MAGRKLAEAAAKIDRTRLYHPAEALELARETNPTKFDATVEVAFRLGVDPRRADQMVRGTVSLPNGTGKTIRVAVFAEGEAARLAEEAGADVVGGKDLVERVQGGFLDFDAAVAVPEMMGQVGRLGRILGPRGLMPNPRAGTVTPDVARAVSEIKGGKVEYRVDRHGNLHLILGKTSFDARALVENYQVVLDEILRAKPAAAKGRYIKGITVATSMGPGIKVDPGATRNLVPAASA, encoded by the coding sequence ATGGCAGGCAGGAAGCTGGCCGAGGCGGCCGCCAAGATCGACCGCACCCGGCTTTACCACCCGGCCGAGGCGCTGGAGCTGGCCCGGGAGACCAACCCGACCAAGTTCGACGCCACCGTCGAGGTCGCCTTCCGGCTCGGGGTCGACCCGCGCCGGGCCGACCAGATGGTGCGGGGCACCGTCTCGCTGCCCAACGGCACCGGCAAGACCATCCGGGTCGCCGTGTTCGCCGAGGGCGAGGCGGCCCGCCTGGCCGAGGAGGCCGGGGCCGACGTGGTCGGCGGCAAGGACCTGGTCGAGCGGGTCCAGGGCGGCTTCCTCGACTTCGACGCCGCGGTCGCCGTGCCCGAGATGATGGGCCAGGTCGGCCGCCTGGGCCGCATCCTCGGCCCCCGCGGCCTGATGCCCAACCCGCGCGCCGGCACCGTCACCCCGGACGTGGCCAGGGCCGTCTCCGAGATCAAGGGCGGCAAGGTCGAGTACCGGGTCGACCGCCACGGCAACCTCCACCTGATCCTGGGCAAGACCTCGTTCGACGCCAGGGCCCTGGTCGAGAACTACCAGGTCGTCCTCGACGAGATCCTCCGGGCCAAGCCGGCCGCGGCCAAGGGCCGCTACATCAAGGGCATCACCGTGGCCACCTCGATGGGCCCCGGCATCAAGGTCGATCCCGGCGCCACCCGCAACCTGGTCCCGGCCGCCAGCGCCTGA
- the secE gene encoding preprotein translocase subunit SecE, producing the protein MNRETKRAMARQQKTADPQRLQNLRKQQLERQRAGGRDGQQGTRRRGLRGVGSFGGEVVAELRKVNWPDRRTVAAYTVVVLVAVTVITAVIFGMDTLFGKAVFAVFGD; encoded by the coding sequence ATGAACAGGGAGACCAAGCGGGCAATGGCCCGCCAGCAGAAGACCGCGGACCCCCAGCGGCTCCAGAACCTGCGCAAGCAGCAGCTGGAGCGCCAGCGGGCCGGCGGCCGGGACGGACAGCAGGGCACCCGCCGCCGGGGGCTGCGCGGCGTCGGCTCGTTCGGTGGCGAGGTCGTGGCCGAGCTCAGGAAGGTGAACTGGCCCGACCGCCGCACGGTGGCCGCCTACACGGTGGTCGTGCTGGTGGCCGTCACCGTCATCACCGCGGTCATCTTCGGGATGGACACGCTGTTCGGGAAGGCCGTGTTCGCCGTCTTCGGCGACTGA